The genome window TTTGTTTTCCGAGTTGAGACAGGGCAAGTTCCTTCACTGAATCCCAATTGTCGCGGATATCTCCGGTGGAGCGATACATGTGGGCACCCGATTCCCGAATCCAGTCGTATACGTCGTCGGCTCCCCAGTTACAAGCGGAGAACAGGATATCGCGACCGCAGTTTTTGAGCGCTAGGCTCATCCGTTTGTACAGCAGCTCGCCAGAGATGTGTCGTGGCTTGAAGCAGTAATCATACTTCAAATAATCAACGCCCCATTCAGCAAAAAGGGCGGCATCCTGGAATTCATGCTCGAAGCTGCCCGGATAACCGGCACATGTATGCGTACCTACGCATGAATACATGCCGAACTTTAGTCCTTTGCCATGGATATAGTCTGATAGCGCTTTCATCCCGCTTGGGAATTTCTCCGGGTCAGCCACCAGATTGCCACCCGCATCCCGTTCCTTCAGACTCCAGCAATCATCAATGACGATATACTCGTAGCCAGCAGCCAGATAACCTTCCGATACAAACACATCAGCGACCTCCCGAATTAATTGTTCGTTAATATCCCACGTAAAGGTATTCCACGAATTCCAGCCCAGCGCAGGGGCAAAGCCTAATACTTGATTGTTGCTCATGATCTCGCATCCTTCCTCTCCTCAATTTCGTTAACGATACTAAACTGAACATAAACGATGAGCGATGATTCCTGCCATAGCTTAACGTTGCTTGGACATGGACATATGTTGCTCAGCTGTGCTGAGAGGAATGATTGCTTCAATCCAGACTTTGGGCAGGTATTCAGAAGTGGTGGGGAGAAGCATTTAAGGAAGGAAAAATGTCTATCTGCACAGAATTTATGCTATCTTTTCAGGAATCTGTGGGGAATGATACTATGAATACTATGGTCGGTAATCATGCTCGAACAGGATAAGGTGTGATTTTCCATCGGTAGTTCGTTAAACATAAGATTCTGTTTGATATGATCAGATATATAAATTATAGGATGGGGAGTGTCACCAAATGAATCTAGATGAAGTGATGCAAGAGCTGGAAGCGCTGGGTAAAGAACGAACGAAAAAAATCTACATCTCCAATGGTGCGCATGAACCGCTATTTGGCGTGGCAACCGGGGCGATGAAACCAATGGCGAAGCTGATCAAAAAGGGTCAATCTTTGGCAGAGCAACTCTACGCGACGGGAAATTATGATGCGATGTACTTTGCAGGCGTGATTGCCGATCCTGAAGTGATGACGGAAGCTGATTTTGACCGTTGGATCGATGCTGCTTATTTTTACATGATCTCTGACTTTATCGTTGCCGTCACGCTGGCAGAGACGGATATTGCTCAAGAAGTTTCGGATAAGTGGATTGCGAGCGGAGATGAGCTGAAAATGTCAGCAGGATGGAGCTGTTACTGTTGGTTGCTCGGCAGTCGAAAGGATGCTGAGTTTTCTGAGAATAAACTAACGGAGATGCTGGAACGGGTGAAAAGGACGATTCATGAATCTCCGGAACGAACGAAATATTCGATGAACAACTTCCTGTATACCGTTGCAACTTCCTATCAACCGTTGCACGATCAGGCGGTGGAGACGGCCAAGGCCGTGGGACCTGTCGAAGTGAACAAGGACATGCCAAAGAGCAAGCTTCTGAATGCCTCTGAGAATATCCAAAAGGCAGTGGAAAAAGGGCGGACAGGGTTCAAGCGTAAATATGTTAGATGTTAATCGTAATCGCTGTAATGTGATAGACTAGAACATCAGGGATGTAACACATACAGGAGGTGCTCGTATGCATGTAAAGAGTGTCTCCCTATTTGTGTTGTTGTGATTATCACGTGCGTGTGTAACTGAAATCCATTAACCGTCAAGCAACAAGTTAGTCAACAAATTCTCTGTCGATCCTTTATACTAATAAAGCCAGAAACATATCTAAGGAGTTGCCGAATCCAATATGAATAAAAAAGAAGTCGCGCATATACGCAAGCAGTTTAAACTCGATCACGATCTACTGAATATTTACGATATTCTCAACGTCTATATTACGAAGGAAACCAACGAGGTCTATCACTGGGAGCGTCACCCATTCGAACTGGTGGACAGAGAGAAGCAGGAGCTGTACATGGGCAATTTCAAAAAGCTGCTGACAGGTGATTTGGATCAGAAGTTGTTTGAGTTAAAATTCCAGGAAGCGGCGGAGGACCCGGCTCAGGTACTGCTTCATCAGGCTTTGGTCACAGGTGATCCGGACGAATGGCAGGATCTCATGCTGTTGCTCGTGGATCGAATGTTGGTGGATGCCAAGTATGAGCGGGACATGGTTGCTACGTTTGTGCGTGGACAGTATTATCTGCCGACCAAGGCTAGAAACGAAGCCACGGAAGAGAGTGAGAAGAATGAGGTGTTCGCCCATCCCTTCATTCTGTGCAGCGTGAACTCCACGGAGAAGCAGCGGAAAACGCTCTTGTTTGACTATGTGGAGAGAGAATTCAAATACAATATTATTGTCGATCCGATTATCAAATTAAGCACGCCAGAGCAAGGGTTCCTGTACCCTAGCGTGACGGACAACTACTCCGATGTGAATCGTGTTCTATATTGCACCGGGAAATCCAATTTCCCGGACCCACATTTTGTTGAAAATGTACTGAATGGCGAAAGATCCGTAACCGCACTGGAAGAACGGGCGATCTTCGAAGATATCGTCAAGGAAGTGGCCGGTGAACAGCTCGATTCAGCCACCATTGCACATGTATATGAGGAGATCAACCGCGTTATCGAAATTAACGAAGAGTCCCATGAGGAAGAACCTCCGAAGCTGGATTATAAAGATCTGGAACGTGTACTGACCGCAAGTGGTGTGGAAGATCTGACAACAGAGAAAGTGGAGCGTGCCTTCGAAACGATCGTAGATAACAAGAATTATGAGATGAAAGCGACCAGTGTTATGCCGAAGTTTACGTCCAAGTCCATCAAGATCGAAACTAAGGTTGCTACGATTTCGGTTAGCCCGCAAGACCTAAGATATGTGAAACAGGTGAACTATCAAGGCAGACGTTGCATCATGATTGAAGTGGACGAAGATGTCGTGATTGAAGGGTTTACCCTTAATACAGAAAAACTTATCAATGAGTAATTGATTCTAGACCCTGATGATGTAATATCATCAGTTATGGACGAATGAACGTCCATTTATGGCAAAAAGCCCAAGCCTAAAGGAACACCGAACTGCTCCCTGTCGTAGTAAACCATAGAAGACTACGATAGGAGCAGTTCAGTATGCCAAGGCATGGGCTTTTTTGCTGTTTCATGATTGTCGCAACAGTTGCTTGATTTCCGCTGCCGGACTGGAGCCAAGTTCTTCTTTGAGCAGTTCCTCCAGAACAAGATACTGCGGCTGCGCTTCGGTTCTTCGTCCAAGCGACAGATACAACAGGATGATCTCACGATGAATATCTTCCCGAATCGAATCAATCTGGAGGATACGTTCAAAATAATACAGCGCCCGTAACGTCTCGCCTTTCTTCGCGTGATAGTGGGCAGCGGTTTCCATCGTCATGAGGAAATCCAGTTCCAGCTGTCTGGACCACGCGAAAGCCCACTCATAATGCCTTCCTTTCAGGAGTTCACCCGTATACAATGTGTCCATCCGCTCGAAGAGCTCGGGGCGATGTGCCGAAGCCTGACGCATCTGTCGGAACAAGACCTCGAACTCGTACAGATCACAGTTAATCGCTTCCCGGTCGATACGAATACCATTCCTGTCCTTAAGAATGATCGGTACGTCACTGTTATCACCGATGGCACGTCGCACGTAGTACAGTGTGGAATTGATGTTCGTCCAGGCCTTCTGCGGACTGAGGTCCTTCCACAACGTATCAGCCAATGCATCGCGGGTGGTTGACTTGGTATACAACAAGAAGGCGAGTAACTCTTCCGTTTTGGGCGTTCTAAGTTTGATGGGGCTATCTGCTCCGGTTCCACCGAACACGGTGAATTCACCAAACAGACGAACGTTCAGTTTCGGTTCTGGCACCGCTGGCCCTGGCGTTGTCACGGATTTGTGAAGCTGCTGCTGCAACCGCTGAATGCTGCGGTTCAGTCGCTCTGCCGTGACCGGTTTAATAACGTAATCGATCACCTCTTTGTCGAAGGCCTGCACCGCATATTCCTCATATCCGGTCACCAACACGATGGGAAGCAAAGGGTGATGTTTCCGCAATTCACCAATGAGGTGCATACCCGAAATGCGCGGCATTGTAATGTCCAGAAATGCTGCATCGAAGCTATTCTCTGCCGCGTATTCACAGGCTTCCTCCGGATCGTGAAACGCACGACATACTTCAACTTCTCCGCTTTCTGTCAAAATACGATTCAGTCGCTTGAGCGACAGATCCTCATCATCCACGATGATGACTTTTATCATGTCTCATAACCCCCGTTCCCATCTGTGCTAATACGTTGATTAGGAAGATCAAATGTAATGCGCGTTCCCTCGCCGTCCAGACTTTCCATCTGAAGGTGTCTGCCATACAGCAGGTTCAACCGGCTGGAGATATTCCATATTCCCACGCCGTTACTGCCGTCCGTGGATTGCCGAATTTCCTCCATTCTTTGCTTGGTTATGCCGATTCCGTTGTCCTCGATAGAGAAACGTGTTTCCGTATCATTCAGATTACGAATGGACAATATGACGCGACCACCGCGAATGCTGGACATTAGCCCGTGCCGAATCGCGTTTTCGATCAGGGGTTGCAACGTGAGGGGCGAAATATCCATATTTCGGTTCACGTCCGCATCCACATCGATAATGACCTCCAGCCGTGAGCCAAAGCGTGCCTGCTCAATGGCAACGTATGCTTCGATCATCTCCAGTTCGTTCATCAGGCTGGTTTTGGAGTCCAGATGTTTGAAGTGCACACTGCGCCTTAAGTAACTCGATAATTGCAAAATCAATTGTTCTGCCTGATTCGGCGCATCTACACACAATTCGGCAATGGCATTCAGAGCGTTATACAGAAAGTGCGGGTTCATCTGTGACCGCAA of Paenibacillus sp. FSL R5-0517 contains these proteins:
- a CDS encoding glycoside hydrolase family 27 protein, which translates into the protein MSNNQVLGFAPALGWNSWNTFTWDINEQLIREVADVFVSEGYLAAGYEYIVIDDCWSLKERDAGGNLVADPEKFPSGMKALSDYIHGKGLKFGMYSCVGTHTCAGYPGSFEHEFQDAALFAEWGVDYLKYDYCFKPRHISGELLYKRMSLALKNCGRDILFSACNWGADDVYDWIRESGAHMYRSTGDIRDNWDSVKELALSQLGKQSYTGSFCHNDMDMLIVGMYGGSNNDYIGSIGGCNDIEYKTHFSLWSMMGSPLMIGCDVRKANQITKDILLNPDLLAINQDVEARGAYRIKPEPQWFHTDDVFMLVKVLTDGDLAIGFFNLSDSQRELSLQFWDMGLPYAAGYALSLYDCWEHKELGVFRERFAPVVAAHDCLIVRAKLVK
- a CDS encoding DNA alkylation repair protein is translated as MNLDEVMQELEALGKERTKKIYISNGAHEPLFGVATGAMKPMAKLIKKGQSLAEQLYATGNYDAMYFAGVIADPEVMTEADFDRWIDAAYFYMISDFIVAVTLAETDIAQEVSDKWIASGDELKMSAGWSCYCWLLGSRKDAEFSENKLTEMLERVKRTIHESPERTKYSMNNFLYTVATSYQPLHDQAVETAKAVGPVEVNKDMPKSKLLNASENIQKAVEKGRTGFKRKYVRC
- a CDS encoding DUF4317 domain-containing protein translates to MNKKEVAHIRKQFKLDHDLLNIYDILNVYITKETNEVYHWERHPFELVDREKQELYMGNFKKLLTGDLDQKLFELKFQEAAEDPAQVLLHQALVTGDPDEWQDLMLLLVDRMLVDAKYERDMVATFVRGQYYLPTKARNEATEESEKNEVFAHPFILCSVNSTEKQRKTLLFDYVEREFKYNIIVDPIIKLSTPEQGFLYPSVTDNYSDVNRVLYCTGKSNFPDPHFVENVLNGERSVTALEERAIFEDIVKEVAGEQLDSATIAHVYEEINRVIEINEESHEEEPPKLDYKDLERVLTASGVEDLTTEKVERAFETIVDNKNYEMKATSVMPKFTSKSIKIETKVATISVSPQDLRYVKQVNYQGRRCIMIEVDEDVVIEGFTLNTEKLINE
- a CDS encoding response regulator gives rise to the protein MIKVIIVDDEDLSLKRLNRILTESGEVEVCRAFHDPEEACEYAAENSFDAAFLDITMPRISGMHLIGELRKHHPLLPIVLVTGYEEYAVQAFDKEVIDYVIKPVTAERLNRSIQRLQQQLHKSVTTPGPAVPEPKLNVRLFGEFTVFGGTGADSPIKLRTPKTEELLAFLLYTKSTTRDALADTLWKDLSPQKAWTNINSTLYYVRRAIGDNSDVPIILKDRNGIRIDREAINCDLYEFEVLFRQMRQASAHRPELFERMDTLYTGELLKGRHYEWAFAWSRQLELDFLMTMETAAHYHAKKGETLRALYYFERILQIDSIREDIHREIILLYLSLGRRTEAQPQYLVLEELLKEELGSSPAAEIKQLLRQS